Proteins encoded together in one Lepisosteus oculatus isolate fLepOcu1 chromosome 2, fLepOcu1.hap2, whole genome shotgun sequence window:
- the arhgap25 gene encoding rho GTPase-activating protein 25, producing the protein MSLKIRNWDFNLRAEASKIARSKSVMPADPSSGLGQPGSSNSLDRPLKTGWLKKQRSIVKNWQLKYFVLKGQNLYYYKDDKDSTCQGYIALQSSQINELPSNADDPSKFLFEIIPGGFGDRERDSHILMANSQNEMEEWVKTIRRMIGAPSSGAVFGQNLADTLLYEQKFGHQSVPILVEKCAEFIREHGLSEEGIFRLPGQDNQVKQFRDAFDAGERPSFPSDTDVHTVASLFKLYLRELPQPVVPWCQYEDFLDCSQLLSTNQELGRVKIEKQISLLPRANYKLLSYICRFLYEIQLNSGVNKMSVENLATVIGVNLLKPRIEDPVTIMKGTPQIQKLMTVMISLHNELFPKSKDVAPSPPPQKSDNKKSNIPRSSVGWDVTEGPTDSAKDDISESRSLSESAEDVARLLDSDGLELEGANSLTSPCTDPWTGSPRKRTQTLPSRTSSFGGEGSRKNGSGKRAGLLEANLWGQPGSSPLESDSEKGTLSEDIFKILDLQRVSLYPSLRKTSERADSKALEATSAQVEVLQPRELQRSETEKEQKATTVQSREQEDNGSQKVYEDQINSLQKRNNELSATVAELRASLEVEKRRNTALEIRLRNADRAREEAEKRNQILDCEIQQFLSREKATAGPS; encoded by the exons ATGTCACTCAAGATTCGGAACTGGGACTTCAACCTCCGAGCTGAAGCCAGCAAGATAG CTCGGTCTAAGAGCGTCATGCCAGCCGACCCCTCCTCTGGCCTGGGCCAGCCTGGCTCCTCGAACTCCCTGGACAGACCACTGAAGACAGGCTGGCTGAAGAAGCAGAGGTCAATAGTGAAGAACTGGCAGCTGAAGTACTTTGTGCTGAAGGGACAAAATCTCTATTACTACAAGGATGACAAGGATAGTACTTGCCAG GGATACATTGCACTACAGTCCAGTCAGATAAATGAACTTCCTTCGAATGCTGATGACCCCAGCAAGTTTCTATTTGAAATCATCCCAG GTGGCTTTGGGGACCGAGAGCGGGATTCCCACATCCTTATGGCAAATTCCCAGAACGAAATGGAGGAGTGGGTCAAAACCATCCGCAGGATGATAGGAGCGCCCTCCAGTGGAG CTGTCTTTGGGCAGAATCTTGCAGACACTTTGCTGTATGAGCAGAAGTTCGGGCATCAATCCGTGCCCATTCTAGTGGAGAAGTGTGCCGAATTCATCCGGGAACACGGGCTAAGCGAGGAGGGCATTTTCCGTCTGCCGGGACAGGACAACCAGGTGAAACAGTTCAGAGATGCCTTTGATGCAGGAGAGAGACCCTCTTTCCCAAG TGACACTGATGTCCACACGGTGGCCTCCTTGTTCAAGTTGTACCTCCGGGAGCTTCCTCAGCCTGTAGTGCCCTGGTGCCAGTACGAGGACTTTCTGGATTGCAGCCAGCTTCTCAGCACTAACCAAGAGCTG GGTCGAGTGAAAATAGAGAAGCAGATTTCCCTCCTTCCCAGAGCCAACTACAAACTTCTCAGCTACATCTGCAG GTTTCTATATGAAATCCAGCTGAACTCGGGTGTAAATAAAATGAGTGTTGAGAACCTTGCCACAGTCATAGGTGTCAACTTGCTGAAACCCCGAATTGAAGATCCCGTCACCATCATGAAAG GCACACCCCAGATTCAGAAGCTCATGACAGTGATGATAAGCCTTCACAATGAGCTCTTCCCAAAATCCAAAGATGTGGCTCCATCCCCCCCACCTCAGAAGAGTGACAATAAGAAGTCCAATATTCCCCGTAGCTCTGTGGGCTGGGATGTTACAGAAGGACCCACAGACAGCGCCAAGGATGACATA AGTGAAAGTCGTTCTTTGTCCGAATCTGCAGAAGATGTGGCCAGGCTCCTAGACAGTGATGGTTTGGAATTGGAAGGAGCTAATTCCCTCACTTCCCCATGCACAGACCCCTGGACAGGCAGCCCTCGCAAGCGCACACAGACCCTGCCGTCTCGTACGTCCTCCTTTGGAGGAGAGGGCTCTAGGAAGAATGGAAGTGGGAAGAGGGCTGGGCTTTTAGAAGCTAACCTCTGGGGCCAGCCAGGATCTTCCCCTCTTGAGTCAGACTCTGAGAAAGGCACGCTCTCGGAGGATATTTTCAAGATTCTTGACCTCCAGCGGGTCTCTCTTTACCCTAGCCTGCGGAAAACTTCTGAACGGGCTGACTCCAAAGCTCTGGAAGCCACATCTGCTCAGGTTGAGGTGTTGCAGCCCAGGGAATTACAGAGATCTGAGACTGAAAAAGAGCAAAAGGCCACTACTGTCCAGAGCAGGGAGCAGGAAGACAATGGCAGCCAAAAGGTCTATGAAGATCAAATTAATAG CCTGCAGAAGAGGAACAACGAGCTTTCGGCCACAGTGGCTGAGTTGAGGGCGTCTCTGGAAGTGGAGAAACGGAGGAATACTGCTCTGGAGATCCGCCTTCGAAATGCAGACAGGGCCCGGGAGGAGGCAGAGAAACGGAACCAAATTCTAGACTGTGAGATCCAGCAGTTCCTCTCTAGAGAAAAAGCCACTGCTGGGCCCTCTTAA
- the bmp10 gene encoding bone morphogenetic protein 10 — translation MDTVRLRSLVALWLLIHSGCCSPIMAPEDPRPAMGMDRHNLFGDPLLEQDSELDFQTFVQTIREQFLKTFNLSGFPQQDATKVEPPEYMLQLYNKFANDRSSMPSGNIVRSFKNEDTSSYSMDISGIRKHPLLFNVSIPHHERITMAELRLYTLVQRDRRLYEGVDRKVTIYEVREGRQEKKEGQEPERRAGGERVGREEKLVELASRQVFGTDSSWEAFDLTEATRHWRKLDYTTHRLEVHIQSVNDMGGEAFEGGNLDIDINPEAKHEPLLIVFSDDQSGDHKEEKKELNEMIGHEQPLELENLEMDLNGLGEDGEEGPNEESLIQMRSNLIYDTASRIRRNAKGNHCKKTSFYVEFKDIGWDTWILAPTGYEAYECNGMCTYPMTEHVSPTKHAIVRTLVHMRSPQKVSRACCVPTKLDPISLLYMDDTGVVTYKYKYEGMVVAECGCR, via the exons ATGGACACTGTCAGACTGAGGTCACTTGTGGCCCTGTGGCTCCTTATCCACTCTGGGTGCTGCAGCCCTATCATGGCTCCTGAAGACCCCCGTCCTGCAATGGGGATGGACAGGCACAACCTCTTTGGAGACCCCCTTCTAGAGCAAGACAGCGAACTGGATTTCCAGACCTTCGTGCAGACGATTCGGGAGCAATTCCTAAAGACCTTCAACCTGTCGGGTTTCCCGCAGCAAGATGCCACCAAAGTGGAACCCCCAGAGTACATGCTGCAGCTCTATAACAAGTTTGCCAATGACCGGTCTTCCATGCCTTCTGGCAACATTGTCAGGAGCTTCAAAAATGAAG ATACATCCTCATATAGCATGGACATCAGTGGGATCCGAAAACACCCCCTGCTCTTCAACGTGTCCATTCCTCACCACGAGAGAATCACCATGGCAGAGCTGCGTCTCTATACCTTGGTTCAGCGAGACCGCCGGCTGTACGAGGGAGTGGACAGGAAGGTGACGATCTATGAGGTGCGCGAGGGGAGACAGGAGAAAAAGGAGGGTCAGGAGCCGGAGAGAAGAGCTGGAGGAGAACGGGTTGGGAGAGAGGAAAAGCTGGTGGAACTTGCATCAAGGCAGGTATTCGGGACAGATAGTAGCTGGGAAGCCTTTGACCTGACTGAGGCCACCAGGCACTGGCGCAAGCTAGATTACACCACACATCGTCTGGAGGTGCACATCCAGAGCGTCAACGACATGGGCGGAGAGGCTTTTGAGGGAGGAAACCTGGACATCGACATCAACCCCGAGGCCAAGCACGAGCCCTTGCTCATCGTCTTTTCCGACGACCAGAGCGGCGACCACAAGGAGGAGAAGAAAGAGCTCAATGAGATGATCGGACACGAACAGCCGCTGGAGCTGGAGAACCTCGAAATGGACCTAAATGGGCTGGGGGAGGACGGAGAGGAAGGTCCCAACGAGGAGTCTCTGATCCAGATGAGGTCCAACCTGATCTATGACACCGCCTCCCGCATCCGGAGGAACGCCAAGGGCAACCACTGCAAAAAGACCTCCTTCTATGTGGAGTTCAAAGACATTGGGTGGGATACTTGGATACTCGCTCCTACTGGCTATGAGGCATACGAGTGCAATGGAATGTGCACCTACCCCATGACAGAGCATGTGTCCCCAACAAAGCACGCCATCGTTCGGACTTTGGTTCATATGAGGAGCCCACAGAAGGTGTCCAGAGCCTGCTGTGTGCCCACAAAGCTAGACCCCATATCACTGCTTTATATGGATGACACAGGCGTTGTCACATACAAATATAAGTACGAAGGGATGGTAGTGGCGGAGTGCGGCTGTAGATAG